The genomic interval CGGGTGGGTCGGCGACTGGCGGGAGACCGGCTCGGACGACCCGCGGGACGCCGGGTGGAACCGCGCGGCGGACGCGGGTCCCCGGCGGCGTATCGACGTACCTGTGAAGCGGGTGCGGATCGGGGACGCGGAGCGGGACCAGGCGGTGTCGTTGCTGAGTGAGCACTTCGTGGCGGGGCGGTTGACGCAGGCCGAGTTCGAGGAGCGCAGCGAGCAGGCGACGCGGTCGCGGTACAACGACGACCTCGAGCCACTGTTCGACGATCTGCCGACGTCGACGGAGGTCCAGGTCGCGCAGACAGGTTGGCCGGCCCGGTCACCCCGTCGGCCCGGCCCACCGCCGGCGATCCTGATGCTGATGCCTTTCCTGATGATGGGTCTCGTCATCAGCTCGATCGCC from Kribbella sp. NBC_00709 carries:
- a CDS encoding DUF1707 SHOCT-like domain-containing protein; protein product: MIPPEQGRRPRSARRGREWQGWDGPGWGGQWRGPGWVGDWRETGSDDPRDAGWNRAADAGPRRRIDVPVKRVRIGDAERDQAVSLLSEHFVAGRLTQAEFEERSEQATRSRYNDDLEPLFDDLPTSTEVQVAQTGWPARSPRRPGPPPAILMLMPFLMMGLVISSIALAAPWLLWGVFWVVLISGMSRRRWHNYRR